CCGCGCGGCGTGACGGGCAGCGCGTGGCCCAGCGCGGTCCCGCCCACCCAGCCGATGGCCATGGGGATGCCGGCGCCGAGAAGATACGCCGCGTGACGCCGCCCGCGCTCCGCCTCCGCGACCGTCATCAGCCACGAGGCGTCAGCCAGCAGGAGCAGGATCGGCACCATCACCCGCCGCGGCACCTCCGCGAAGAGCTGGCGGAGGTGCGCGCCCATGACGAGGTAGCGGGCGTTGGTGGCGACGCAGGCCAGCGCCATGGCGGCGAGGGGCGGCGGGGCCGCCCAGAGGCCGAGGGTGACCGCCTGGGCGGTCGCGGAATAGACCACGACGCTGAAGGCGAGGGCGCCGAGCGCGTCCAGCCCCACGCCGCGGTACGCCACGCCCATCACGATGCCGGCGAGCCCGTTGCTCACGATGAAGGGCAGCGCGGCCACGAAGCCCCGGCGGAATGCGATGGACGCGGGCGAGGCGGCACGCGGTATTCTCATGGGCATGGTCATTAGAGGGGACTAGGCGAGCCGTGTCAAGGGATCGTGCCCGCGCCGCCGCGCAGTTCTTCGGGGGCCGCGTGTGCCTGGACTTCGCGAACACGATGGACTGGCGCACCTCGGCGGCTCCGCAGGAGCTCATCGACAACTACGCCGCGCTCCTCGGGTGGAGCGCGCGGCGGGGCACGCTGCCCGCGGCGGCGCTGGCGCGACTACGCGCGCGGGCCCGACGCCAGCCGGCCGACGCGGCGGCGGCGCTCCGCGACGCCCATGCGCTGCGCGCGGCGATCTGGGCCGCCGCGGACGCGCTCCACCGCGGAGGGCGCGTCGAGCTGGCGCCGCTCAACCGCCGGCTCGCCGCGCTCCCCGCGCAGCCGCCGCTGGTCCGCCGCGGCCGACGTCACGTGCACGATCTCCCCGGCGCGCGGCTCGCGGAGCCCCTCTGGCCCGTGCTCTGGTCGCTCACCGCGCTGCTCTCGTCGGAGGACGCGGCGCGGGTGGGACGCTGCCGGGCCGAGGGCTGCGGCTGGTTCTTCGTGGACGCGAGCCCGAACGGCTCGCGGGTGTGGTGCTCGAGCGAGGTCTGCGGCAATCGCGAGCGGGCCCGCCGCGCCTACGCGAAGGGCCGCCAGGAAGAGGCCCGGAACCAGAAGGGGCCACGGGTCACCCCGTAGCCCCTTTCACGACCCCGACCGACTATCGCGTATCGCCGCTAGAAACCCCTCCGCACTCGCTCGAGCGCGGCCTGGATCGACGCGATGGAGATGCCCGCCACCGGCGTCAGCGCGGTCGACAGCGTGCTCGGGTCCGTCAGGGTGGCGAAGCG
This window of the Candidatus Methylomirabilota bacterium genome carries:
- a CDS encoding AzlC family ABC transporter permease encodes the protein MRIPRAASPASIAFRRGFVAALPFIVSNGLAGIVMGVAYRGVGLDALGALAFSVVVYSATAQAVTLGLWAAPPPLAAMALACVATNARYLVMGAHLRQLFAEVPRRVMVPILLLLADASWLMTVAEAERGRRHAAYLLGAGIPMAIGWVGGTALGHALPVTPRGPLAVAAAFLPLAFIVALLPTQWRGRRSLLPWTVAAAVAIGVAATLGPSWAMLIGGAAGTAISALRGDDA
- a CDS encoding CGNR zinc finger domain-containing protein yields the protein MSRDRARAAAQFFGGRVCLDFANTMDWRTSAAPQELIDNYAALLGWSARRGTLPAAALARLRARARRQPADAAAALRDAHALRAAIWAAADALHRGGRVELAPLNRRLAALPAQPPLVRRGRRHVHDLPGARLAEPLWPVLWSLTALLSSEDAARVGRCRAEGCGWFFVDASPNGSRVWCSSEVCGNRERARRAYAKGRQEEARNQKGPRVTP